A part of Ursus arctos isolate Adak ecotype North America chromosome X, UrsArc2.0, whole genome shotgun sequence genomic DNA contains:
- the LOC125281168 gene encoding NF-kappa-B-activating protein-like isoform X3, giving the protein MAPVSGSRSPEGEASGSGGKRRSSSRSPKPSRSARSPRGRRSHSCSRNGLSHQLGGFSQGSRHQSYRSRSRSRSRERPSALRGNPFASASSTAYYGGYSRPYGSDKPWPSLLDKEREESLRQKRLRERERIGELGAPEVWGLSPKNPEPEASRTTSAACLAKVTA; this is encoded by the exons ATGGCTCCGGTGTCGGGTTCGCGCAGCCCTGAGGGGGAGGCCTCGGGCTCCGGGGGAAAGCGTCGCAGTTCGTCGAGGAGCCCTAAACCCAGCAGATCCGCCCGCTCCCCGCGGGGCCGCCGCTCGCACTCGTGCTCTCGGAATGGTCTCAGCCATCAGCTGGGCGGCTTCAGTCAGGGGTCGCGACACCAGTCCTACCGATCCCGCTCGCGGTCACGCTCCCGGGAGCGGCCCTCTGCGCTGCGGGGCAACCCCTTCGCGTCAGCCTCCTCGACCGCGTATTATGGCGGCTACTCGCGCCCCTACGGGAGCGACAAGCCGTGGCCTAGCCTTCTggacaaggagagggaggagagcctGCGGCAGAA GAgattaagggagagagagaggattggaGAATTGGGAGCTCCTGAAGTATGGGGACTTTCTCCAAAGAATCCAGAACCAGA